Below is a window of Onychostoma macrolepis isolate SWU-2019 chromosome 06, ASM1243209v1, whole genome shotgun sequence DNA.
agctcattttctcatgggcgggcaaagcagagaaaggggaggtagcCTTTccccccgtatgacgacataaagggaagattccagattgggacatctgagctttcattttctcaaaggcgaagcaggatacccagggctcggtttacacctattgccatttctagccactgggggaccataggcaggctaggggaactcatattaatgttaaataacctcataaagtgaaattttcatgccatgagacctttaacattagttattaggaactaacaatgaaaaatacttgcaaagcatttattaatctcaattaatattaatttcaatgtTTATTAACACATTACTAAAGTTCAAAGTTGTATCCGTTaattagagccctgcacgggcctcaaatttaggccctagcccggcccgagcttatactactgtttcggctattaaaatagttcagttttgtatgtaatggcaaaataattatatttcgttttgtttttttattaagttaatttagaaaaacgttcgGAGCATTTTTATTCGttacgtttttgttttttaaagtaacggcCGAGccgccagcggcagacagtgagctgatcatagcctatgtttgatcaatttagccttctcaaatcatcacgacttacCTAACATAAAATCtgtagatatactaaaacagttcaagcatataacaatgtttaaacgttaaacctgcactattataataatgtgCACTAGCCTATATccaagtttgtgcggagagtggaagctaaagcgcactctgcaggacatggaggcaccagggcAATATCGTggcacggtctcgtgttgtttccaccatttataatttatttttccatcactaattgatggatgtctaaaatataaaaataaggagaaaccTAAAACAGGCACGAGGCCCAGCCCATGTCTGAATTATGATGTGAAAATTGTCCCGAAGTCCGGCCCTAGGGATGTAAAGTCAGGGCCCGTCGGGGGTCAATAAGTCAAGCCTTATTTTGAGATGTGTGGTACCTTTGCGTGCGCTGGAGCCCAGGCCTGTGCGGACCTCCCGGATGCGAGGGTGGATGATGGGGGATAGCGCCACCAATGGGAGGTGAGTGGGACCGCATGCATTGTTGCCCGTGTCAAAATTACTGGGAAAATTCACCTAAGaatcaaatacaaaacaggTTATATTCTATAATTTAATTGCCTCAATGATCCcatttacaattttacaatatGTTCACCCTACaaagtgattttgtgtgtgcgtgtatgtatgTACCTCTTCTACAGTGGGGACTTTATTATTAGCGTTACCGAGTGCTGTCCACAGGGCCGAATCTCTGGTCCAGGCTTTGCTTTCCAGCACCTGCTCCTCTATACTGTTCAAATGCTTAACCATGTCTCGGGACAAACCCTCCTCGGAGCGGATGAACACCTCAATCACCTGCACAAACACATGTACATTTGCTTTAGTGCTTCAAAATAAACAGTTTTCTTTAAAGAAGTTAACAgtttgttgtgattttttttctatagACATCAATATCTACTGCAACGTGATGCAACAGTACACCGTTCTGTACCTTGTAAAAGTAGAATGGCGGGATCTGAAACATTTCCAGTATCCAGGGGAATGTTCTTTGAGAGCTGTACGCAAAAAGCACCACCTCCAGACAGCACGCCAACAGGGAGCAATGGAGCACCTCCTGCTCCAACAGGACCTGATCGAGATCAGGAGAAGAGAGGAAGAGGTAAGACAAAAAGCAGAATGTAAGAGCTGTagatataaaacacaaaaatagcaTCTGGCAAAAATCCATTTTCCTCTTTCTGTTTGGtgataaatatacattatttggCATCAGGGCGATTGGTTTTTACTAGTGCATTTATCAAGTTTAGCCGTTACACTGACTTACCGCCATGTCTTTCCCTTGTAATCTCTTCATCTCTTGAGTCAAGATATTCTCCAGGATCTTAAAGTACAAGATCTCCGCCAGCTTCAGACGATTCTCTGCGAAATCTACACACAAGATCCAGCACTTACTTACAAGATGAAACATGAGGCTTTCACAACAATCACCTATATTAAACATCTTTTTTATCCCTTTTTTTGTAAGATGTGCAGTATATCTGACCCATATGTGCTCCTGGCAGGTCATCTGTGGGTTTGCTGTAGGCCTGTTTAAACCTCTCTCCCATGGTCTTCACTCGGTTCAGAACGGATTCAGTGGGATTTCGAGAGCAGGAACtataaaaacatggtaaaaaaaaaaaaaaatctaactctATAAGAAAACAGACTGAAGACTGAGGGCCGGTTATGCATACTTGGATACACATGCATATCATCAGGTCTAATTTCTATTCGTGGGTGGTTTGAATTAGGcagatatttacttaaagattTGGACCAGAGCATCGCTTGGAGCGTTTCGGAGGCCGGACACCATGCTCTGCAGGCGACTCACACTTTGGGTAGCTGAGGAAACGGGGGTGACCAGCATCTCTTTCTCCTTCAGATACCGTCGACCCGTTAGAGGCGTAGAGGGAGCAAGGGAACGTGTCTGTGCAAAAACACAGCAGGATGAcgcaaaagtttggagtcagtaagactttttttaaagactacttctattcagcaaggccacattaaattattattaaattattaaagaatcctgaaaaatgcatcatggtttccacagaaatactAAGCTTCATAACTGGTTTCAACATTGGTTACATTTTTCTTAAGCAGCAATTAGCatattctgaaggatcatttgacactgaagactggagaaatatTTCAGCTAAGATCAACAATTAGCATAATAAATGTTACTTTAATGTAGCAGCAGTGAAAGAAATCTTCAGTACCTTCTCAAAGTGCTGCTGTAGGTTGTTCTCCACCTGCATGCGGGCGGATATTTGACCTGACGGAGGCTCAGCGGTGGTCTTGCGAGGTGTGCCGATCTCCTCGTCTGCGTCGGCCCCCAAAAACACTCGCTCATCAAAATCCCCCACAGTCAAAACATATTCCTCATACTCACGATTTATGgctttactgaagaaaaaaaaaacaatattcatattCAAGTACTTATTGAAAGAAGgcatttcattttatgttttatttaaatgcaaaattgctGGAAATGCcaaaaagaacaacaacaacaaaaaaaatgtacacaGACATTTTAAGGCATATGCTTACTTGTTGTCTTGGAAATTTGGGGTATCCAGTAATTCAGTCAGAGTCTCAGCATCACCTTTTAATATCTGAGAAAAACAAGGGAATATTTTTAGAATATGGCAAGCATGACCAAGCTGTAAACAATCATGATGTTCTTGCAGTGTAGATTGGTTGTAAaagtgcgtgcgtgtgtgttgCTCACTCTTTTCTCAAACAGTGTCTTTATGTAGGGTTTGAAGTAGTGCTCCTTTATGCCTTTGGCCTCCACCACCAACCCATCATGCAGCTCACACAACTTGTCAATGACACAGGGTATTTCCTCCAAGTTTTCTGTGTCCTTTGGCAGTCCTAAAGAGAGGTGAGCAAAACACTATAAATGAAGCATTTACAACAAAGCAACCTACTAATATGATCAtaaattaatcttaaaaaaaaaaaatttcagtcCTACATTGCTGCATCTGTATACTAATAtatacggtggccgagagagctcagcatgctgcaacttcagaaaacaaatagaaaaagcaccagcaaatcaagaaaacatcatcaatttgacaacacacgtgcttgcaaatgctcacaacacaaccaaataaagactttcatttgcagcgcgtttctttggttgtgttgtgagcatttgcagcacgtgtgttgtcaaattgatgaagttgttttcttaatttgcaggtgtttttttctatttgcagtgtgtttctttatttgcttgCGTTGTGAGCTTTTGCAGCACGTGTGTTGTAAAATTGACAAACccataatcagtgatgctgtctggGATGCGGCACGCATGACAAATCCCCGACATTAAACTGATGCCGCATTCTATTTATGACTTACTGACACTAAGGTCACATGGTTTGCAACGGTtgctttgtcgcgtccagtgcAGACAGCCTCTAGCTGTTGCGGCGCGACACGACACGAGTCAttagtataaatataacatCTTGCAATGTGACTATCGCGGAAGCGCACATCgcgatatcgatgctgaaacaatgtatcgtgcagccctacttgTAACTCTGTCTGCCTTCTCAAGGATAATGAGTTGCAAACAGAAAATCAACAATTAATCAAGGAAACATTCTCTCACAGCGAGGTGAAGGGAGTTTTACCTCTGAAGTATTGATTGATGAGATCTTTCTTGTTGGAACACATGAGGGCATTGCAAAACACCAGGTCCAGACAGCAGAGCAGGAGGTGATAGGAGTTGACCAGGTCATCTCCAATCATACGGAAATTGCctgaaataaagcagaaatCATGTCATGAGTTTACTTGAGCGTTCAGAATGTTTAATATAAGTCAACCAGAAACTTTTTCCAAATCATTCAGAATACACTACTTGgagtcattatttaaaaacccttcaaaaacatttaaaaatcttaccaatcccaaacttttaaaaatgtaggcTTTTTACTTATGTTTGATGGTAAATCTtcacaatttcattcattcattatggCTGTGAAATAATTAACAGATGTTAATAGCATTATATGACACAGACTGTGCAAGTAGGCTCATCTAAACCATACTGATGGTCTATAGTTCAAACAGGCTTCTTTCAGTCAAATTACCTTTTGTATACACAAAGAGAGTCCAACAGAACTTGAAGACGTCACTGATGTGGCATGGAAGACGCCTACAAAAGAAAGTAGTACATATATGttaccattttcattttcaaaagaaAGCTAAAAAAGGAGAGAAAAGGCAGGCAGATTTACCGGTGTTTGCGGCTTCTAGGCAGCCGGGGAGGTTCACCCTGAGGGTTCTGAAACATGTCCAGAAATATTGGCTCAAATTTACGGAAAATCACTGTCGACACTTCGAAATTGCGCTCCAGTCGACCTATGCGGCTGCGGAAATCCTGAGAGAGGTTCGACATGTCCGACCATTTCTTCATCTTGCTGAAGAACTGGATCAAACTAGAGGAAAGAGAGCATAACAACACTCACATcttaatacaaaaatgtattacaaatgaaaatccttgaatgcataaaataaatgctcttGCCATTATCATTCTTACTCTAAAACTTTTccaataaataaactgaaattacaGGAGAAGACGGCTATCCTGAAGGTATCGGTCCATGTCTGTTCAAGATCCTTACCTGAGCTTCGCCGAGCGCAGGATCCTTGTAAGGGAAACGCCGTTGCCCTCCATCACACCCCGTCCCACAGTGGGTATGGAGCTCTTCCTACAGGCAGCATACAGAGAGCAGGCCAGCCAGTGAACAACATCACCCTGAGACAACCAAACACATAACACAAATCAACACATATCACACACAGCTAAATTAACCCTAAAGCCCATATGAGTTACATTcatttctaaggcctctaaattaTCAATATAACCAGAGCCTTGCTGAAAAACCTACTATACGCTTTCTATCGTATGATTGATAGTTTTAGGCTTTTTagtatttaattgtaaaatgatCACCTTCAGGCTGTGGTTTACATGTCTGTGATTACTGCAACTGCATTCGGTTGCAACATATGTCAACTTCCTGTGTATACGGTCTATTCCCTGTGTATATGGTGTATACTGTTATTTATGTATGTTGTGTTGTTCACACTGCCATGTTACAGAGACTTGCACCGCCAGTACACCTGTGTACACGGTGCATGACAAGGAGGCTTGacttttgctgtgaaatctaatgatttttttataaagtaaagtaaacatTACTGGATTCATCAATCATTGCTATATTGCATTGTGTGTCTTTTCCTCACATTAAAAACTACAAAGCTTTGAtcataacattaaacatttaaatatcatcttaccgAGACATCATAGAGAGATATAGAATGacgactgatatttatatgcattttatgcaagtaTCTGCATTTCTTTTAGAACGATCTCACTGACTTACATTACAAGCTAACATAATTTTAATCTtactttttggccatataatTATCAGAAACTGCAaattgcttttttctttttttgtcttgaGTTTGGGCCTCTGAACTCTTTTTTCCCCTCCATATTCTCCTACATCATATTATAAGAGCCATGGACGtctgatgtatcaaatatgatacaaaacaaacacacatgcataaacatttcttatatattatatttaaggGTTCAATAAACTGGCATTCAAATGAATTAGATTTTCGTGACCATTATTCCATGTCAGTTTTTAGAAGGTAAAGCTTGAATACAATGAAGACCACTTGTATCTTTAATCTACAGAAATCTGACAGATCTAACAGccagtgagaaaaaaaaaatgcatctttcCCAGCATTCCCTTTAAATGACTTCCTCGTCTTCTGTTTGTGATTAAGTCATGTGACATATCAGGGAACCCTCAGTCATTCCTGAAGCAGAACACTAATAAAAATGCGTTTTAAATGGTATTACTTTGATGTTTCTTTAGACACTTTGAAATTAGTGACATCGGTGTAATACCTCGGTATAACTATAGTATTTCGATATGTACTATGGTAGCATAATGGTGTTCGTACCATATTCGCATACCATGGTACTTCAGAGAAACCCATTACTAGTACTGGTTATTTTGACTATGTGTCTGTATGAACAcacagacgagctgaaggcaGGGGGAAGGCACCAGCTGTTGTTGTCGTTTGGTCGTTGTTTGAATGTGAATTAAAGTCGCACCTCTAGCGTGTAAGTGTTCCAGATGGAGCTGAAGTTCTCAAGCGCTTCTGCTGCCGTCTCTTCGTCCATATTGAGCTCCTGACAAAGCGCCTCGAGATTGCTCCGAATCGAACCATCGGCTGATTTAACGGACTCCGAATCCGTTTCATCTCCACGCATTGCTGGAATCCGTTAAAATCCGTTAATGTACAAAGAAAGGTGTTTAGATAAAACACGGAGTTGACCCGGGGCGCCGCTGACCTCCTGATGCTATCCCACAATGCCGAGCCATGCGAATGGCGCGAAAACGGGATCCTCTCAGCCAATGGGCGAACAGGAGTAAATGGCGTCATTACAACAACAAAGACGACAGCTAGGAAGCATGGAGGATGGATTTAAACTTCCTCACAGTACTGTTTACCAACCATTACATGCAATATGAAGAACATAAACACAATATAATAAGCTCCGGCGTTTAACTAAAGTCGCCTGCTGTACTCTTTATTCCGGGACTTAATCTGTAACGCACACAATAAACAAATGTCCCGTTTTGTTGCTTGTTTTTTCAtctcattttatattatacttaTCTTGCATCATTTGACATGTTTATCCTTTATACTTCATAATacttaattacaattattaactATGTTGacatataatatgttatatggaattataaaattaatttaaaactcCACTGATACCATCTTTAATGACTTATTTACAGCAttcattttgttcaatttaattaaatcactGATTTGTGCATAAAAACCTTCACATTTAAAGATTGTTTGACAGGCAACTGATCAACATAAGACATATTGACTTGAAAGTTGAAAGTCATCTTTTATTGCACAATAAAAGATCACATACCATGGTTTGAATTATATGATTGGTCCACATCGGTGTACAGGAgctatttgaacaaaaacaaacaaaatatccccaaaaaaattaaaataaaattacaaaataaaataataaaaacacccaCGACTCTCAGCATTGCTGCAGATTTCATACCAAGAGTATAAGTTCACTTTTTATCTTGTGTAGTCATCCCAATATAGTGCACTTGCTTCAATGTAACTACGAACTTACAGTACTTCCTTGTCATGAACACTGACCATGTTATTCTACAAGATCTTGAGGAACAGAACCTCCAACATGGGCTCAATAGTGACGCAAGCGTGGTACATGATGCTCTACTGTGCCATGAACACTAAGGACTTAAGTTTGTCTGGCTAAGCAGTTGTTACAAGAAACACTCCACAGTAGCCTGACTTGCATACACTTTTAAGTATGCGATGTTGCTCTGTTTCAGACGTTGTGACTGGGTCTTTTTAGCAGGTCCTGACATGCAAACACTGACAGTGGCAAAGCAAAATCCAGTCTCCTACTACGTGCATATTAGAAAGCATCGGAAATATTGAATGCTGACAGAGTGATCAAAATGACACTGGCATATGATACCACAAATTTCCCAATTCTCACTCGCCATCGGAAATGCACTATGCAAAGCTACTACAATGATCTCCCTTTGAtcaacccattcaaaaatggagGTAGGGGTCCAATGGGAAGGCTTTCGAGAGTATCTGGGAGCAACTATCCAGAGACGTATTTATACACACAGATACAGTCAACATTACCGTTTTCAGAACAGTTCAGCTTTTATGGAAAGTAAAATGGATCAGTGTAGACATCCCATATAGGAAAACATCCAAAACCTGGAGACGGCAAGTTTATGTACATGTTGCAATACACAGGGAGACAACGCTGagacagtaaaacaataaatacaggTAAAAATTGAAATTGATCAGATGTTTAGATGAGCTACCAAACAGTTTCAGCTGGGGAGAAAGACAAAAATAGGTATCTGGAGTGTTACTAGGACACGgaattgaatatatattcataGATCTTCAAATGAGCCCAGATACTGCACCAGGGAGACTTTCTTTTCAAACGCCGTGATTCAAATCGAATTAAACTGGAGTGTTTTTCCAACAATATTGTTGTGTTTTCAAACTGTACATTTCCAACAAACAGTACATTTATAAAATCAACACACTTACAACCAGCAACGCAGCATTCTCAGTCTAACAGTCTGAACTCTCCAGTTGTACATATACTGGCTGTGCTTCTCCTGAAATTTTGAAGGCCTTTAATGGAGTTACGAACTCAAAACGTCAAAAGCAAGGATAACACAATCATCCAGACGTCTAGACGAGGTGCGTTTTTGTTCACCAGATGTTACTGAGAAAGCAGTGTAGGGACAATAGAGAAAGATCTGAGGTAAGCTTTCAGACTAACAACGAGACATTTATGAAAGTCGAGTAGACTTTGTGCTTTGCGATACTGCTTTGAATGAGTTGAGAGAGAATAGAGGCCTGATTATGTTATTTGAAAGGTTTAAGGTTTTATAA
It encodes the following:
- the rbl1 gene encoding retinoblastoma-like protein 1 — translated: MRGDETDSESVKSADGSIRSNLEALCQELNMDEETAAEALENFSSIWNTYTLEGDVVHWLACSLYAACRKSSIPTVGRGVMEGNGVSLTRILRSAKLSLIQFFSKMKKWSDMSNLSQDFRSRIGRLERNFEVSTVIFRKFEPIFLDMFQNPQGEPPRLPRSRKHRRLPCHISDVFKFCWTLFVYTKGNFRMIGDDLVNSYHLLLCCLDLVFCNALMCSNKKDLINQYFRGLPKDTENLEEIPCVIDKLCELHDGLVVEAKGIKEHYFKPYIKTLFEKRILKGDAETLTELLDTPNFQDNNKAINREYEEYVLTVGDFDERVFLGADADEEIGTPRKTTAEPPSGQISARMQVENNLQQHFEKTRSLAPSTPLTGRRYLKEKEMLVTPVSSATQSVSRLQSMVSGLRNAPSDALVQIFNSCSRNPTESVLNRVKTMGERFKQAYSKPTDDLPGAHMDFAENRLKLAEILYFKILENILTQEMKRLQGKDMAVLLEQEVLHCSLLACCLEVVLFAYSSQRTFPWILEMFQIPPFYFYKVIEVFIRSEEGLSRDMVKHLNSIEEQVLESKAWTRDSALWTALGNANNKVPTVEEVNFPSNFDTGNNACGPTHLPLVALSPIIHPRIREVRTGLGSSARKDFPQSPISLHDRYSSPAAGSAKRRLFGDDLPPQSPVKRISVTPIKIIPNTIENNLNTTTTVFSMATGNGQQLTIPLPVVKNEMGGITVIQLQASDMNPLTAQVLLTASPSRTAALPSSSDTQPPAVNRPRRTGSLALFFRKVYHLASVRLRDLCLKLDISSELRGKIWTCFEHSLLHCTDLMKDRHLDQLLLCAVYIISKITKEENTFQDIMKCYRTQPQANSHVYRSVLLKRRPREQHTDENMEVDPPAEQSNERTEQANTTEADSESEERGDLIQFYNSVYVMKMKSFALKYAHSTLDNKMEAPPLSPFPSVRAQPLSPRRVSQRHSIFVSPHKNVSSLTPSTAYTYKFTGSPSKELSDINQMIRQGGVSKKRAFTMEGDETESPSKCLRQENDDVLLKRLQDVVSERASL